One region of Actinomycetota bacterium genomic DNA includes:
- a CDS encoding GyrI-like domain-containing protein, giving the protein MRPLEPPEEIKRMAETGEAGVKTVPAQEVAFLVHKGPHSGVQDSFFKLMRWISENGYELMGPGVAVFHNDLITVKSEEDLVTELQFPVRRK; this is encoded by the coding sequence ATGAGACCACTGGAACCGCCGGAGGAGATAAAGCGCATGGCGGAGACGGGGGAGGCCGGTGTGAAAACGGTGCCCGCCCAGGAAGTGGCCTTCCTGGTGCACAAGGGGCCGCACTCCGGGGTGCAGGACTCCTTCTTCAAGCTCATGCGCTGGATCTCCGAGAACGGGTACGAGCTCATGGGGCCGGGAGTGGCCGTCTTCCACAACGACCTCATCACGGTGAAGTCGGAGGAGGACCTGGTAACCGAGCTGCAGTTCCCGGTGCGCAGGAAGTAG
- a CDS encoding glutamine synthetase, whose amino-acid sequence MTAKDKEYVLKTARENDVRFIRLWFTDILGFLKSFAITIGELEEALEDGMGFDGSSIEGYARIDESDMIAMPDPSTFAILPWRPREHNAVGRMFCDILRPGGEPYERDPRYILKRNLARAAEMGYTFYVGPELEYFYFRSPQAPEVLDRGGYFDLTPMDVASDLRRDTVIALEELGIGVEYSHHEVGPSQHEIDMRYTDALTMADNAMTFRLVVKEIALLNGLHATFMPKPLFGENGSGMHTHMSLFQGERNAFYDPGDEHHLSDVAKKFIAGLLRHAPEITLVCNQWVNSYKRLVPGYEAPVYLTWAVRNRSDLIRVPEYKPGKEKATRIEFRSPDPACNPYLAFACMLAAGLEGVVNDYELPPMVDRNVYEMTEAERRELNIGQLPEDLYEAIQCAERSELLRKTLGDPVFESLIENKKIEWERYRAQVTEWELGQYLPVL is encoded by the coding sequence ATGACCGCCAAGGACAAGGAATACGTCCTGAAAACGGCGCGCGAGAACGACGTGCGCTTCATCCGCCTGTGGTTCACCGACATCCTGGGTTTTCTCAAGAGCTTCGCCATCACCATCGGCGAGCTGGAAGAGGCCCTGGAGGACGGCATGGGCTTCGACGGCTCGTCCATCGAGGGCTATGCCCGCATCGACGAGAGCGACATGATCGCCATGCCCGACCCATCCACCTTCGCCATCCTCCCATGGAGGCCGCGGGAGCACAACGCCGTGGGGCGCATGTTCTGCGATATCCTCCGGCCCGGCGGTGAGCCGTACGAGCGCGACCCCCGCTACATACTCAAGCGTAACCTGGCACGCGCGGCGGAGATGGGCTACACCTTCTACGTGGGCCCCGAACTGGAGTACTTCTACTTCAGGTCTCCGCAGGCGCCGGAGGTGCTGGACCGCGGCGGTTACTTCGACCTCACCCCCATGGACGTGGCGAGCGACCTGCGACGGGACACGGTCATCGCCCTGGAAGAACTTGGCATCGGCGTGGAATACAGCCACCACGAGGTGGGTCCCAGCCAGCACGAGATCGACATGCGCTACACGGATGCGCTCACCATGGCCGACAACGCCATGACCTTCCGGCTGGTGGTGAAGGAGATCGCCCTCCTCAACGGCCTGCACGCCACCTTCATGCCCAAACCCCTCTTCGGGGAGAACGGCAGCGGCATGCATACCCACATGTCCCTCTTCCAGGGGGAGAGGAACGCCTTCTACGACCCGGGAGACGAGCACCACCTCTCTGATGTCGCCAAGAAGTTCATCGCCGGCCTACTGCGCCACGCGCCGGAGATAACGCTGGTCTGCAACCAGTGGGTGAACTCCTACAAGCGGCTGGTGCCGGGTTACGAGGCGCCCGTCTATCTCACCTGGGCGGTGCGCAACCGCTCCGACCTCATCCGCGTGCCGGAGTACAAGCCGGGGAAGGAGAAGGCCACCAGGATAGAGTTCCGCTCCCCCGACCCGGCGTGCAACCCCTACCTGGCATTCGCGTGCATGCTGGCCGCGGGGCTGGAGGGCGTCGTCAACGACTACGAGCTTCCTCCCATGGTGGACCGCAACGTCTACGAGATGACGGAGGCGGAGAGGAGGGAGCTCAATATCGGCCAGCTGCCGGAGGACCTCTACGAGGCCATACAGTGCGCCGAAAGGAGCGAGCTCCTGCGCAAGACCCTGGGGGACCCCGTATTCGAGTCCCTCATCGAGAACAAGAAGATCGAGTGGGAGCGCTACCGCGCCCAGGTGACCGAGTGGGAGCTGGGCCAGTACCTACCGGTGCTGTGA
- a CDS encoding NAD+ synthase, whose amino-acid sequence MRIALAQINSTVGDLEGNSALILQALREAERMGADLVCFPELSLCGYPPEDLLLKRDFLLCCARALNGLAREVGDTPALVGVPELGEDVFNSAALLHRRKVAATYHKCYLPSYGVFDESRYFAPGKEGLVVRVRGTRVGITICEDIWHPGGPMEWEVAFGGAEVVVNISASPYHRGKQGTRERLVRSRAADAMAVVAYVNCVGGQDELVFDGGSLVVHPRHGRLASSPRFQEHLLLHDLDTAGLWAGRMSRPLHRYARQGALPGTTRVIELDGQRGPSAGECPPLNIPDEAADIAEEEEEVLQALLLGLRDYVRKNGFREVVIGLSGGVDSSLVAALAVMALGRDRVHGIFMPSRLTSDLSREGVERLVAALGIEMEEYPIKGILASYVRDAGTSLRGEGESVAVENLQARIRGNILMGISNSRGWLVLATGNKSELSMGYCTLYGDMAGGFALIKDLLKGEVYRLCRHVNQREGREIIPAVVLEREPTAELREAQRDSDALPPYELLDPILEDYIENGLTVEEMSARGYERALVEEVVRRVDANEYKRRQAPVGIKITTRAFGRDWRLPISVHR is encoded by the coding sequence ATGAGGATCGCGTTGGCGCAGATAAACTCCACCGTGGGGGACCTGGAGGGGAATAGCGCGCTCATCCTGCAAGCCCTGCGCGAGGCGGAGAGGATGGGGGCCGACCTGGTCTGCTTCCCCGAGCTCTCCCTCTGCGGATATCCCCCCGAGGACCTGCTGCTCAAGCGGGATTTCCTGCTCTGCTGCGCCCGCGCCCTGAACGGGCTGGCGCGGGAAGTGGGAGACACTCCTGCCCTTGTAGGCGTGCCGGAGCTCGGCGAGGACGTTTTCAATTCCGCCGCCCTCCTGCACCGCCGCAAGGTCGCCGCCACGTACCACAAGTGCTACCTCCCCAGTTACGGCGTCTTCGACGAGAGCCGCTATTTTGCCCCCGGCAAGGAGGGACTGGTGGTGAGGGTGAGGGGCACGCGCGTCGGAATCACCATATGCGAGGACATATGGCATCCCGGTGGCCCCATGGAATGGGAGGTCGCCTTCGGTGGAGCGGAGGTGGTGGTGAACATCTCCGCGTCGCCCTATCACCGCGGCAAACAGGGCACACGCGAGCGCCTGGTGCGGTCAAGGGCCGCTGATGCCATGGCCGTCGTGGCCTACGTCAACTGCGTGGGAGGGCAGGACGAGCTGGTCTTCGACGGCGGCTCGCTCGTCGTGCACCCCCGCCATGGGAGACTTGCCTCTTCTCCTCGTTTCCAGGAACACTTGCTGCTTCACGACCTGGATACGGCCGGGCTGTGGGCCGGGAGGATGTCCAGACCCCTGCACAGGTACGCGAGACAGGGCGCTCTCCCCGGGACGACGCGGGTCATCGAGCTGGACGGACAACGGGGTCCGTCCGCGGGGGAGTGCCCACCCCTGAATATACCGGATGAGGCGGCGGACATAGCGGAGGAAGAAGAGGAGGTGCTGCAGGCGCTGTTGTTGGGATTGCGCGATTACGTGCGCAAGAACGGCTTCCGGGAGGTGGTGATAGGGCTCTCAGGCGGCGTGGATTCCTCCCTGGTCGCCGCCCTGGCGGTCATGGCCCTGGGGAGGGATCGCGTGCACGGCATCTTCATGCCTTCCCGCCTCACCTCCGACCTTTCCCGGGAAGGAGTTGAAAGGCTGGTGGCCGCCCTGGGCATTGAGATGGAAGAATATCCCATAAAAGGCATCCTCGCTTCCTATGTCCGCGACGCGGGGACGTCGTTGCGGGGAGAAGGCGAGAGCGTGGCTGTGGAGAACCTGCAGGCGCGCATCCGGGGGAACATCCTCATGGGTATCTCCAACAGCCGGGGGTGGCTCGTGCTGGCCACCGGCAACAAGAGCGAGCTCTCCATGGGATACTGCACCCTTTACGGGGACATGGCCGGTGGTTTCGCGCTCATCAAGGACCTGCTGAAGGGCGAGGTATATCGCCTTTGCAGACATGTCAACCAACGGGAGGGGAGGGAGATCATCCCCGCCGTGGTGCTGGAGCGGGAGCCTACGGCGGAACTGCGTGAGGCCCAGAGAGACAGCGACGCCCTTCCCCCGTACGAGCTGCTGGACCCCATCCTCGAGGATTACATAGAAAACGGGCTCACGGTGGAGGAGATGTCCGCCAGGGGGTACGAGCGCGCTCTCGTGGAAGAGGTGGTCCGGCGCGTGGACGCCAACGAGTACAAGCGCCGGCAGGCCCCCGTGGGCATCAAGATCACCACGCGCGCCTTCGGCCGCGACTGGCGCCTCCCCATCTCCGTTCACCGTTGA
- a CDS encoding ammonium transporter has product MAITAAPACAQEDKEAKPPLFIQTSLDTVWVLIAAALVFFMQAGFFFLEGGLTRAKNVSNAMLKGVMDFCLGALVFWAVGFAFMFGADRGGFIGARGFFSNLANPEWNGLPLYAFLLFQIAFAGAAATILAGAVSERIKFSSYCVATVCITGLIYPVVGHWVWAEGGWLYRLGMLDFAGSAVVHTVGGVCALVGAWLVGPRVGKYGPDGRPNAIPGHNIPMAALGTFILWLGWYGFNPGSTLSATPAIATIAMTTTLAASAGAAAAMFLTWIRYGKPDVSMSFNGALAGLVAITAGCAYVSMASSVAIGLVAGVLVVFAVEFIDRKLRVDDPVGAISVHAVNGIWGTVALGLFAQASYGEANGVAVVNGLFFGGGVAQLGKQLLGVLSVLAWAAVAAGILFFILKKTIGIRVYEEGQKIGLDVTEHNLEAYPDFQPTTSEKGVL; this is encoded by the coding sequence ATGGCGATCACCGCCGCACCCGCTTGCGCGCAGGAAGACAAGGAAGCCAAGCCGCCGCTGTTCATCCAGACCTCCCTGGATACGGTCTGGGTGCTGATCGCAGCGGCGCTGGTCTTCTTCATGCAGGCGGGGTTCTTTTTTCTGGAGGGCGGGCTGACCAGGGCCAAGAACGTCTCCAACGCCATGCTCAAGGGGGTGATGGATTTCTGCCTGGGTGCGCTGGTCTTCTGGGCCGTCGGCTTCGCCTTCATGTTCGGCGCCGACAGGGGAGGCTTCATAGGTGCGCGAGGTTTCTTTTCCAACCTCGCGAACCCGGAATGGAACGGGCTTCCGCTTTATGCCTTCCTTCTCTTTCAGATCGCCTTCGCGGGGGCCGCGGCCACCATCCTGGCGGGCGCGGTGTCGGAGCGCATTAAATTCTCCTCCTACTGCGTGGCGACGGTATGCATCACCGGGTTGATCTACCCCGTGGTCGGGCATTGGGTCTGGGCAGAGGGAGGATGGCTTTACCGGCTGGGCATGCTCGACTTCGCGGGTTCCGCGGTGGTGCATACCGTGGGAGGGGTATGCGCGCTGGTTGGCGCCTGGCTGGTGGGGCCACGGGTCGGGAAATATGGTCCAGATGGAAGGCCGAACGCCATACCGGGGCACAATATCCCCATGGCGGCTCTGGGCACCTTCATCCTCTGGCTCGGTTGGTACGGCTTCAACCCCGGCAGCACACTCAGCGCGACCCCGGCCATCGCCACAATCGCCATGACCACCACCCTGGCTGCTTCCGCCGGGGCCGCCGCGGCCATGTTCTTGACATGGATCCGGTACGGCAAACCCGACGTCAGCATGTCCTTCAACGGCGCTCTGGCGGGTCTGGTGGCCATAACCGCCGGGTGCGCTTATGTCAGCATGGCCAGCTCTGTGGCGATAGGCCTGGTGGCCGGCGTACTGGTCGTCTTCGCCGTCGAGTTCATAGACCGAAAGCTGAGAGTGGATGACCCCGTGGGCGCCATATCGGTCCACGCGGTCAACGGCATATGGGGGACCGTCGCCCTGGGCCTTTTCGCCCAGGCTTCCTACGGTGAGGCGAACGGGGTGGCTGTCGTGAACGGGCTGTTCTTCGGGGGCGGCGTGGCCCAACTGGGCAAACAGCTGCTGGGCGTCTTATCCGTGTTGGCCTGGGCGGCGGTGGCGGCGGGGATCCTCTTCTTCATCCTCAAGAAAACCATCGGCATCCGAGTGTATGAAGAGGGACAGAAGATCGGGCTGGACGTGACCGAGCACAACCTGGAGGCATACCCGGATTTCCAGCCCACGACCTCCGAGAAGGGGGTGTTGTGA
- a CDS encoding glutamine amidotransferase family protein, with product MLRNEMPGNARLRDDKDFSACSIFGMMNLRGEKFNGEPVMTAIANMKERSNGLGGGFAAYGIYPQYADLYCFQLMYDDGGAREETEEFLKESFSVEGAEVIPTRACEGVEDPPLLWRYFLQPREALVCEAADVDDFVVRAVMHINVRIDGAFVFSSGKNMGVFKGVGFPEDIGRFFRLEEYEGYIWVAHGRFPTNTQGWWGGAHPFNILDWSVVHNGEISSYGINRRYLEMFGYICTLHTDTEVIAYAVDLLVRRHGLSVEDTARVLAAPLWTEIDRMPEREKELHTALRQTYGSLLLNGPFSVIISNRGQMIGLTDRIRLRPLVAGRNGDFMYISSEEAPMHLVDDTLRETWIPQGGVPIVAELEEYTMKEEEEGARVLSLRGPDPA from the coding sequence ATGCTGAGGAACGAGATGCCGGGAAACGCTCGCCTGCGCGACGACAAGGATTTCTCCGCCTGCTCCATCTTCGGCATGATGAACTTGCGCGGGGAAAAGTTCAACGGCGAGCCGGTGATGACCGCCATCGCCAACATGAAGGAGAGGAGCAACGGCCTGGGGGGCGGCTTCGCCGCCTACGGCATCTACCCCCAGTACGCGGATCTCTACTGCTTCCAGTTGATGTACGACGACGGGGGCGCCAGGGAGGAGACGGAGGAATTTCTCAAGGAATCTTTCTCCGTGGAAGGGGCGGAGGTCATCCCCACCCGCGCCTGCGAGGGCGTGGAAGACCCGCCGCTTCTCTGGAGATATTTCCTGCAGCCGCGCGAGGCCCTGGTCTGCGAGGCGGCGGACGTCGACGATTTCGTGGTGCGCGCGGTCATGCACATCAACGTGCGCATAGACGGCGCCTTCGTCTTCTCCAGCGGCAAGAACATGGGGGTCTTCAAGGGGGTGGGTTTTCCCGAGGACATCGGGCGCTTCTTCCGCCTCGAGGAATACGAGGGGTATATATGGGTGGCCCACGGCAGGTTCCCCACCAACACCCAGGGATGGTGGGGCGGCGCCCATCCCTTCAACATCCTGGACTGGTCGGTGGTGCACAACGGGGAGATCTCCTCATACGGCATAAACCGGCGCTACCTTGAGATGTTCGGGTACATCTGCACCCTGCACACCGACACGGAGGTCATCGCCTACGCCGTGGACCTCCTGGTGCGCCGCCACGGGCTTTCCGTGGAGGACACGGCCAGGGTGCTGGCCGCCCCCCTGTGGACGGAGATAGACCGCATGCCGGAACGGGAGAAGGAGCTGCACACCGCCCTGCGGCAGACCTACGGGTCCCTCCTGCTCAACGGGCCCTTCAGCGTCATCATCTCCAACCGCGGGCAGATGATCGGCCTCACGGACCGCATCCGCCTGCGGCCCCTGGTGGCGGGGCGCAACGGGGATTTCATGTACATATCCTCGGAGGAGGCTCCCATGCACCTGGTCGACGACACGCTGCGCGAAACCTGGATACCGCAGGGTGGAGTGCCCATCGTGGCAGAATTGGAAGAATATACCATGAAAGAAGAGGAGGAGGGCGCCAGGGTGCTCTCCCTGCGCGGCCCGGATCCCGCCTGA
- a CDS encoding alpha-hydroxy-acid oxidizing protein, with product MKSYILPQYLVERDDYRCIRCEVCVRQCAFDVHWYDDEEDAVFADESKCVGCLRCATLCPTNALVVRHNPTEHPPNANWTRDVLQNIYKQAETGGVLLTGMGCDRDYPIYWDRIVLDASQVTNPSIDPLREPMELRTFLGAKPDSLQVARKGGRPSLQTKITPQLRLETPIMFSAISYGAISFNACESLARAATEMGTYYNTGEGGLHRDLYKYGDHTICQVASGRFGVHADYLEVAAALEIKIGQGAKPGIGGHLPGEKVSAEISRTRMIPKGTDALSPAPHHDIYSIEDLAQLIYALKEATHWEKPVSVKIAAVHNSAAIASGMVRAGADIIALDGIRGGTGAAPTMIRDNVGIPIELALAAVDDRLRQEGIRNRASIVVAGGIRSSADVIKAIALGADAVYIGTAALVAMGCHVCQKCYTGKCNWGIATQDPYLSKRLNPEVGARRLVNLLTAWSHEIMEMLGGMGINAIESLRGNRLRLRGVGLSQEELDILGIKHAGA from the coding sequence TTGAAGAGCTATATCCTGCCGCAATATCTCGTCGAGCGCGACGATTACCGCTGCATCCGCTGCGAGGTCTGCGTGCGCCAGTGCGCCTTCGACGTGCACTGGTACGACGACGAGGAGGACGCCGTCTTCGCCGACGAGAGCAAGTGCGTGGGGTGCCTGCGCTGCGCCACCCTCTGCCCCACCAACGCCCTCGTGGTGCGGCACAACCCCACCGAGCACCCCCCCAACGCCAACTGGACCCGGGACGTCCTCCAGAACATCTACAAGCAGGCGGAGACGGGCGGGGTGCTGCTCACCGGCATGGGCTGCGACCGCGACTATCCCATCTACTGGGACCGCATCGTCCTCGACGCCAGCCAGGTGACCAACCCCTCCATAGACCCCTTGCGGGAACCCATGGAGCTGCGCACCTTCCTGGGCGCCAAGCCCGACTCCCTGCAGGTGGCGAGAAAGGGCGGGAGGCCGTCACTGCAGACGAAGATCACGCCCCAGCTGCGCCTGGAGACCCCCATCATGTTCTCGGCCATCTCCTACGGGGCCATCAGCTTCAACGCCTGCGAGTCGCTGGCCCGCGCCGCGACCGAGATGGGTACCTATTACAACACCGGCGAGGGCGGGCTCCACAGGGACCTCTACAAGTACGGGGACCACACCATCTGCCAGGTGGCCTCGGGCCGCTTCGGGGTTCACGCCGATTACCTGGAGGTGGCGGCGGCGCTGGAGATAAAGATCGGGCAGGGGGCCAAGCCGGGCATAGGCGGCCACCTCCCGGGTGAGAAGGTCAGCGCGGAGATATCCCGCACGCGCATGATCCCCAAGGGGACGGACGCCCTCTCGCCGGCGCCACACCACGACATATATTCCATCGAGGACTTGGCCCAGCTCATCTACGCCCTGAAGGAGGCCACTCACTGGGAGAAACCGGTATCGGTTAAGATAGCCGCCGTGCACAACTCGGCGGCCATCGCCTCGGGCATGGTGAGGGCGGGGGCGGACATCATCGCCCTGGACGGCATCCGCGGCGGTACGGGGGCAGCCCCCACCATGATCCGTGACAACGTGGGCATCCCCATTGAGCTGGCACTGGCCGCGGTGGACGACCGCCTGCGCCAGGAGGGAATACGCAACCGCGCCTCCATCGTGGTGGCGGGGGGCATCCGTTCTTCCGCCGACGTCATCAAGGCCATCGCCCTGGGGGCGGACGCGGTGTACATAGGGACGGCGGCACTGGTGGCCATGGGCTGCCACGTATGCCAGAAATGCTACACCGGCAAATGCAACTGGGGCATCGCGACGCAGGACCCCTATCTCTCGAAGCGCCTCAACCCGGAGGTGGGCGCGCGCAGGCTGGTCAACCTCCTCACCGCCTGGTCCCACGAGATCATGGAGATGCTGGGGGGAATGGGCATCAACGCCATAGAGAGCCTGCGCGGCAACCGGCTGCGCCTGCGGGGAGTGGGACTCTCCCAGGAGGAGCTGGACATCCTGGGCATCAAGCACGCCGGCGCCTGA
- a CDS encoding winged helix-turn-helix domain-containing protein translates to MKVYLLSPGERGRYFADILGNDFHLVIYDKTSVDRASPGDVVLVDLADHAGDWKEEMNALRGSLQEGVKILGVLRYEQMRRLAKEDPLDDFLLEGSTGEELKARVRRLLPGEAGAPARDEGLVIDEDRYEVRVDGSPVELTYKEFELLRFLASRPGKVFTREVLLEQVWGYDYFGGSRTVDVHVRRIRAKIEREGHTYIRTVRGVGYIFEPGENA, encoded by the coding sequence ATGAAAGTCTACCTGTTGTCCCCCGGGGAGAGGGGACGGTATTTTGCGGACATCCTCGGGAATGATTTCCACCTGGTGATATATGACAAGACATCCGTCGATCGGGCCTCCCCCGGGGACGTGGTCCTTGTCGACCTCGCGGACCATGCGGGCGACTGGAAGGAGGAGATGAACGCGCTGAGGGGTTCCCTGCAGGAAGGAGTGAAGATCCTCGGCGTGCTGCGCTACGAGCAGATGAGAAGGCTGGCGAAGGAGGACCCGCTGGACGACTTCTTGCTCGAAGGATCGACGGGCGAGGAGTTAAAGGCGCGCGTCCGCCGCTTGTTGCCCGGGGAAGCGGGCGCCCCTGCGCGGGATGAGGGCCTGGTGATAGACGAGGACCGCTACGAGGTGAGGGTTGACGGTTCCCCCGTGGAGCTCACCTACAAGGAGTTCGAGCTGCTGCGCTTCCTGGCCTCCCGGCCGGGAAAGGTCTTCACCCGCGAGGTGCTCCTGGAGCAGGTGTGGGGATACGATTACTTCGGCGGCTCGCGCACCGTGGACGTGCACGTGCGGCGCATCCGCGCAAAGATCGAGCGGGAGGGCCATACCTACATCCGCACCGTGCGCGGCGTCGGCTATATCTTCGAACCGGGCGAGAATGCCTGA
- a CDS encoding NAD(P)/FAD-dependent oxidoreductase: MKSYRYAVIGNSAAAVNACDAIRSLDGEGSLAVFSEERYRCYSRPLISYLVAGEVSAHGMYYRPARYYQNMGIDFHAGVKVTSLDPAGHLLVTREGEKVKWRKLLLATGFRPFIPPIEGLEEVDYLTFVDWDDAKRMLRLTAKPVASLVIGAGLIGMKAAEALHARGSAVTVVEKMERVLPLALDERASAMVSERCRRENIGIITGQSVSRLEPRGGHRGKAVLEDGSEVPFDLLVVAVGVRPRVELAEEAGLECAGGVLVDKHQRTSHEDVFAAGDAVKAMDLVRGEPAVNALWPIAALQGKYAGMNMAGREVPYPGGNSMNAVEFFGLPVLSAGVVNPPDATYEVITRQGDDGDYRKVVLRGDVLVGMLVAGNIERAGILTSLIQERANVRRVKGFLLEEGFGHIHFPRSVREERIIEAVAGLPKPAGEKAGAGKGKARADRGKGRAR, encoded by the coding sequence ATGAAAAGTTACCGTTACGCCGTGATAGGGAACTCCGCCGCCGCGGTGAACGCCTGCGACGCCATACGCTCCCTCGACGGGGAGGGCTCCCTGGCCGTGTTCAGCGAGGAGAGGTACCGCTGCTACTCGCGGCCCCTCATCTCCTACCTGGTGGCGGGGGAGGTAAGCGCGCACGGCATGTACTACCGCCCCGCCAGGTATTACCAGAATATGGGAATAGATTTTCACGCGGGCGTAAAGGTGACCTCGCTCGACCCTGCCGGACACCTGCTGGTCACCCGGGAGGGAGAGAAGGTGAAGTGGCGCAAGCTCCTGCTGGCCACGGGCTTCCGGCCTTTCATACCGCCCATCGAGGGCCTCGAGGAAGTCGACTACCTCACCTTTGTGGACTGGGACGATGCCAAGCGCATGCTGCGGCTCACCGCGAAGCCCGTAGCTTCACTGGTCATCGGTGCCGGGCTCATCGGCATGAAGGCCGCCGAGGCCCTGCACGCAAGGGGCAGCGCGGTGACGGTGGTGGAGAAGATGGAGCGAGTCCTTCCGCTGGCGCTGGACGAGAGGGCATCGGCCATGGTGTCCGAGCGCTGCCGGCGGGAGAACATCGGGATAATAACCGGGCAGAGCGTCTCCCGCCTGGAGCCGCGGGGCGGCCACCGCGGCAAGGCCGTGCTGGAGGACGGCTCGGAGGTGCCCTTTGACCTGCTGGTGGTGGCGGTGGGTGTGCGGCCGCGCGTGGAGCTGGCCGAGGAGGCCGGGCTCGAGTGCGCTGGCGGGGTGCTGGTGGATAAGCACCAGCGCACCTCCCACGAGGACGTCTTCGCCGCCGGCGACGCGGTCAAGGCCATGGACCTGGTGCGGGGCGAGCCGGCGGTCAACGCCCTCTGGCCCATCGCGGCCCTGCAGGGGAAGTACGCCGGGATGAACATGGCCGGGCGGGAGGTCCCGTATCCCGGCGGCAACTCCATGAACGCGGTGGAGTTCTTCGGGCTGCCGGTGCTCTCCGCCGGGGTGGTGAACCCCCCAGATGCCACCTACGAGGTGATCACCCGGCAGGGGGACGACGGCGACTACCGCAAGGTGGTTCTGCGCGGCGACGTGCTGGTGGGCATGCTGGTCGCCGGTAACATCGAGCGCGCCGGCATCCTCACCTCGCTCATCCAGGAGAGGGCCAACGTGAGGAGGGTGAAGGGCTTCCTACTCGAGGAGGGGTTCGGCCACATCCACTTCCCGCGCTCCGTGAGGGAGGAACGCATAATCGAGGCCGTGGCCGGGTTGCCGAAGCCCGCCGGGGAGAAGGCCGGCGCTGGGAAGGGGAAGGCCAGGGCGGACAGAGGCAAGGGGAGGGCACGGTAA
- a CDS encoding 4Fe-4S dicluster domain-containing protein — MIRIVPREEYCIGCRLCEIHCIVQHSKSKNIIKAFKRERRPVKRVEVEEHGHVSFALQCRHCEEAPCITACLSGAMQRDRASGAVVHDPERCVGCWTCILVCPYGAIRRDGEERRVVGKCDLCPDLEVPACVANCPNEALVLVEE, encoded by the coding sequence GTGATCCGAATCGTGCCGAGAGAGGAATACTGCATAGGGTGCCGCCTCTGCGAGATACACTGCATCGTGCAGCATTCCAAGAGCAAGAACATCATCAAGGCCTTCAAGCGGGAGCGGAGGCCGGTGAAGAGGGTGGAGGTGGAGGAGCACGGCCACGTTTCCTTCGCCCTGCAGTGCCGCCATTGCGAGGAGGCGCCCTGCATCACCGCCTGCCTCTCCGGGGCCATGCAGCGCGACAGGGCTTCCGGGGCGGTGGTCCACGACCCCGAGCGCTGCGTCGGCTGCTGGACGTGCATCCTGGTGTGCCCCTACGGGGCCATACGCCGCGACGGCGAGGAGCGCAGGGTGGTGGGCAAGTGCGACCTCTGTCCCGACCTCGAGGTGCCCGCCTGCGTGGCCAACTGCCCCAACGAGGCCCTGGTGCTGGTCGAGGAGTAG
- a CDS encoding P-II family nitrogen regulator: MKKVEAIIRPERLDPVMKELRDLGYPGVTITEVKGHGKQKGVTHMWRGSEYRVEFLPKLKLEAVVLDEDLQRVVSAVVRAARTGNIGDGKVFIYEVADAVRVRTGETGFNAI; encoded by the coding sequence ATGAAAAAAGTGGAGGCCATCATCAGGCCGGAGCGGCTGGATCCGGTGATGAAGGAGCTGCGCGATCTGGGTTACCCTGGCGTGACCATCACCGAGGTCAAGGGGCACGGCAAACAGAAGGGCGTGACCCATATGTGGAGGGGATCGGAGTACCGCGTGGAGTTCCTGCCCAAGCTCAAGCTGGAGGCGGTGGTGCTGGACGAGGACCTGCAAAGGGTGGTGTCCGCTGTGGTGCGCGCCGCCCGCACCGGCAACATCGGCGACGGCAAGGTCTTCATCTACGAGGTGGCCGACGCGGTGCGGGTACGCACCGGCGAGACCGGTTTCAACGCGATTTAA